A region from the Haemorhous mexicanus isolate bHaeMex1 chromosome 12, bHaeMex1.pri, whole genome shotgun sequence genome encodes:
- the GOT2 gene encoding aspartate aminotransferase, mitochondrial, translated as MRGAERSAGARGVKCPPAAATTAAAAMALLHSRRLLAAPRLAAAASRASSWWSHVEMGPPDPILGVTEAYKRDTNSKKMNLGVGAYRDDNGKPYVLNCVRKAEAMIASKKMDKEYLPIGGLADFTRASAELALGENSEAFKSGRYVTVQGISGTGSLRIGANFLQRFFKASRDVYLPKPSWGNHTPIFRDAGMQLQAYRYYDPKTCSLDFSGAMDDISKIPEKSIILLHACAHNPTGVDPRQEQWKELAATVKKRNLLVYFDMAYQGFASGDINRDAWAVRYFIEQGINIILAQSFAKNMGLYGERAGAFTVICSDADEAKRVESQLKILIRPMYSNPPVNGARIASMILNTPDLRKEWLTEVKGMADRIISMRTQLVSNLKKEGSSHNWQHITDQIGMFCFTGLKPEQVERLIKEFSVYMTKDGRISVAGVTSGNVGYLAHAIHQVTK; from the exons ATGCGCGGGGCGGAGCGCTCAGCGGGCGCCCGTGGCGTGAAGTGCCCGCCCGCcgctgccaccactgctgctgccgCCATGGCGCTCCTGCACAGCCGCCGGCTCCTCGCCGCCCCGCGCCTCGCTGCCGCTGCCTCCCGCGCCAG CTCATGGTGGTCCCATGTGGAGATGGGTCCCCCTGACCCCATCCTGGGGGTGACAGAAGCTTACAAGCGTGACACCAACTCCAAGAAGATGAACCTGGGAGTGGGGGCGTATCGGGATGACAACGGGAAGCCCTATGTCCTGAATTGTGTTCGCAAG GCGGAGGCCATGATAGCATCCAAGAAGATGGATAAGGAGTACTTGCCCATCGGGGGACTAGCAGATTTCACCCGGGCATCCGCAGAACTGGCTCTGGGGGAAAACAGTGAGGCTTTCAAGAGCGGCCGG tATGTTACTGTGCAGGGTATTTCTGGGACAGGATCTCTGCGAATTGGAGCCAATTTTTTG CAACGATTCTTCAAAGCCAGCCGTGATGTGTATCTACCCAAACCGTCCTGGGGCAATCACACTCCCATTTTCCGTGATGCTGGCATGCAGCTTCAGGCTTATCGCTACTATGACCCCAAAACGTGCAGCCTTGACTTCTCTGGAGCCATGGATGACATTTCT AAAATTCCAGAGAAGAGCATCATCCTCTTACATGCTTGTGCTCACAACCCCACTGGAGTGGATCCCCGGCAGGAGCAATGGAAGGAGTTGGCAGCTACAGTGAAG AAACGAAACCTCCTCGTGTACTTTGACATGGCATACCAGGGCTTTGCCAGTGGGGACATCAACCGGGATGCCTGGGCTGTGCGATATTTCATCGAGCAGGGCATCAACATCATCCTGGCACAGTCCTTCGCCAAGAACATGGGGCTGTATG GAGAGCGTGCGGGTGCCTTCACAGTGATCTGCAGTGATGCAGATGAAGCCAAGAGAGTCGAATCCCAGCTGAAGATCCTCATCCGCCCCATGTACTCCAACCCACCTGTGAACGGAGCACGCATTGCCTCTATGATCCTGAACACCCCTGACCTACGGAAGGAGTG GCTCACAGAGGTGAAGGGCATGGCTGACCGGATCATCAGCATGAGGACTCAGCTGGTGTCCAACCTCAAGAAAGAGGGATCCTCCCACAACTGGCAGCACATCACTGACCAGATCGGCATGTTCTGCTTCACAGGGCTGAAGCCTGAGCAG GTGGAGCGGCTGATCAAGGAGTTCTCAGTGTACATGACAAAGGATGGACGCATCTCTGTGGCGGGAGTTACGTCAGGCAACGTGGGTTACCTGGCTCATGCCATCCATCAAGTCACAAAGTAA
- the SLC38A7 gene encoding sodium-coupled neutral amino acid transporter 7, with protein MAQGTGSINSDYKDWEWSDDAGERARLLQSPSVETVPKNSESQGNGLGATSALGAVFIVVNAALGAGLLNFPAAFSMAGGVAAGITLQMCMLIFIIGGLVILAYCSQASNERTYQEVVWAVCGKVPGVLCEVAIAVYTFGTCIAFLIIIGDQEDKIIAALVKEPEEVGSSRWYTDRKFTISITAFLLILPLSIPKEIGFQKYASSLSVIGTWYVTAVIIIKYIWPDKELVPVEIPTSPSTWTAVFNAMPTICFGFQCHVSSVPVFNSMKQPEVKTWGAVVTAAMVIALFVYTGTGICGFLTFGAGVEQDVLMSYPSNDIPVALARAFIILCVLTSYPILHFCGRAVLEGLWLRYTGVTVEEDVVRERRRRLLQTISWFLLTLLLALFIPDIGKVISVIGGLAACFIFVFPGLCLIQAKLSEIQETRAISWWAQVSYGVFMVTLGAFIFGQTTANAIFVDLTA; from the exons ATGGctcagggcactgggagcatcAACAGTGACTACAAGGATTGGGAATGGAGTGACGATGCTGGCGAACGGGCCAGACTCCTGCAGAGCCCTAGTGTGGAGACGGTGCCCAAAAATTCAGAGAGCCAAGGAAATGGTCTGGGGGCCAcatcagctctgggagctgtcTTCATTGTGGTCAACGCTGCTCTCGGGGCTGGGCTGCTCAacttccctgctgccttcagcatGGCTGGTGGTGTGGCTGCAGGCATCACCCTGCAGATG TGCATGCTGATCTTCATCATTGGAGGCTTGGTCATCCTGGCATACTGCTCGCAGGCCAGCAATGAGCGCACCTACCAGGAGGTTGTGTGGGCTGTCTGTGGGAAGGTGCCTGGTGTGCTGTGCGAGGTGGCCATCGCTGTCTACACCTTTGGCACCTGCATCGCCTTCCTCATCATCATTGGAGACCAGGAGGACAAGA TCATTGCTGCTTTGGTGAAGGAACCTGAGGAAGTTGGGAGCAGCCGCTGGTACACAGACCGCAAGTTCACCATCAGCATCACCGCCTTCCTGCtcatcctgcccctctccatccccaaaGAGATTGGCTTCCAAAAATATGCCAG CTCTCTCAGTGTGATTGGCACATGGTATGTCACAGCAGTCATTATCATCAAGTACATCTGGCCCGACAAGGAGCTGGTGCCTGTGGAGATCCCCACCAG cccctccacgTGGACAGCTGTCTTCAATGCCATGCCCACCATCTGCTTTGGGTTCCAG tgccacgTGAGCAGCGTGCCCGTCTTTAACAGCATGAAGCAGCCGGAGGTGAAGACCTGGGGGGCAGTGGTGACAGCAGCCATGGTGATAGCTCTCTTTGTCTACACAGGCACTG GCATCTGTGGCTTCCTAACCTTTGGAGCTGGCGTGGAGCAGGATGTCTTGATGTCCTACCCCTCCAATGACATCCCTGTTGCCCTCGCCCGGGCTTTCATCATCCTCTGTGTGCTGACATCCTACCCCATCCTGCACTTCTGTGGCCG GGCTGTCTTGGAGGGTCTCTGGCTCCGCTATACTGGGGTAACAGTGGAGGAGGACGTGGTTCGGGAGCGGAGGAGACGCCTGCTTCAGACCATCAGCTGGTTCCTCCTGACACTCCTTCTGGCTCTTTTCATCCCTGATATTGGCAAAGTTATCTCTGTCATTGGGGGCTTGGCCGCCTGCTTCATCTTTGTCTTCCCAG GCCTCTGTCTGATTCAAGCCAAGCTCTCTGAGATCCAAGAAACCAGGGCAATCAG CTGGTGGGCCCAGGTCAGCTATGGGGTGTTCATGGTCACCCTTGGAGCCTTCATCTTTGGACAGACTACTGCCAATGCCATCTTTGTGGATCTTACAGCCTGA